GGCGCAAGCGGCGGCCTGGGCGGACGTGATCATGATCCTGGCGCCAGACACCAAGCAGCCGGCGCTGTACCGCGAAGCGGTGGAGCCGAGCCTGAAGCCCGGAAAGATGCTGATGTTCGCACACGGCTTTAACATCCGTTTCGGGACGATCAAGCCGCCGGCAACCGTGGACGTGACGATGATCGCGCCCAAGGCGCCGGGACACCGGGTGCGCGAGGTCTTCGTGGAAGGCGGAGGAACGCCTGGCCTGCTGGCGGTGCACCAGGACGCCACGGGCAGCGCCAAGGCGCTGGCACTCTCTTATGCGCGTGGGATTGGCTGCACGCGCGCCGGGGTGATTGAGACGACGTTCACCGAAGAGACGGAGACGGATTTGTTCGGCGAGCAGGCGGTGCTGTGCGGCGGGGTGAGCGCGCTGATCAAGGCGGGATTCGATACGCTGGTGGAAGCGGGTTACCAACCGGAGATCGCTTATTTCGAATGCCTGCACGAGATGAAGCTGATCGTGGACTTGATCTACAAAGGCGGGCTGAGCTACATGCGCTATTCGGTGAGCGACACGGCAGAGTACGGGGATTACACGGGCGGGCCGCGCATCGTGACCGAGGAAACGCGCAAGGAGATGCGCAAGATGCTCGCGGAAATCCGCGACGGAAGCTTCGCAAAGGCCTGGATTGCGGAAAACGAAAAGGGCTGCCCGAATTTCCGGGAGATGCGGCGGCGCGAGCGCAAGCTTCCGATCGAAGCGACGGTGGGCCCGCAACTGCGGGCGATGATGCCCTTCCTGCAGCCGGTGATTGCTCCGGAAGAATAAGGCAATTAACGGGCTGCGGCGGCGGGCGGCGAATATGTCTCACGGCGTGGAGGCATCCCAGCCGGGCCGGATGCCGCCGCAACAGCGAACGGACTTCGGTGCAAAGTTCCACAGAGTTGACAGCAGCGACAATTTGGGCAATCCTCTGGCCGCATGCCTAGAAACCCGGACGTTCCCAAGGAGCCGGCGCCCAACCTCGCCGAGCGCATCGCGCAGCTCAGCGCCAAGCGCCAGGAGATCATCCGCCCGATCCTGGAGCAGCCGCGCGATTATGTTCTGCTCAGCGTCCGGGCCATGGCCAAACACCTGAAGACGGACCCCGCGACGATCGTGCGCATCGTCCGCGGTCTGGGCTTTGGCAGCTACCGCGAATTTCAGCGCCACCTCCATAACCTCTCGATCGCTTTTGCCACGTCACTCGATACCATGCAGACCGCCGGCGGGAAGGATTCCAGCATTCCCGGCCATATCCGGGAATCGCTCGAGCAAGACCTGAAAAACCTGCAGGGACTCAAGAACAGCCTGGACACGCGGCGTTTGACGGCCGTGGCGAAGCGGTTGTATAAGGCGCGCCGGATCCTGCTGCTTGCCGGAGACCTGGCGACGACGCTGGCCTTTTTTTTCGATTACCAGGCGAGCGTTCTCGGCCTGCCGCTGTTTTCCGCGACCTCGCCGGGGCGCATCACGCATCTGGTGCGCAACGTGAGCAGCAAGGACGTGGTGATCGCCATCAGTTTCCGACGCGGGCTGCGGCAGACCGTGGAAGGACTGGAGCAGGCGCGCAGCTGCGGCGCGCACTGTATCGGCATCGCCGATACCTTCCTTTCTCCGCTGGCGCGTCACTGTGATGAGCTCTTCCTGGCGCCCGTCGAGTCGCCCTCGTTCGCGGCCTCTTATGTCGCTCCCATGGCCCTGCTCAACGCGCTGCTGGCCGCGTGCGGCGAAGTGCGCCGGCCCCGGACGCTGGCACTGATGAAGCAGGTGGCGGAGGAGCAGCGCAAAGGATTCCGCTGGTGGGCGTCCTAAGAGGCCCGGCTATGCAACACACGTCTCAGAGGCTTCCCTGGCAGCAGGGATTCTTGACACAGCTTCCCGCACGAAATGGAAACCTCGCGAGCGAGCAGAATCTGGCTTCGTGAAAGAGACACCCGTCCTCATGCCTTCGTTAACGCCCTGAGTCCTCGGAGGAAGAACGCCATGAAACGTACACGCCCGGTCCGGTCGTTACTGCGCTGCGGACTTCTCCTGGCCGCGGCCGCGGTTTGCCCGCACCCTGCATTGGCACAGAATTCCGCGTCCCCCGTAATGGCCGAGCGCATCCGGAAGATTATGGAGCGGCCGGAATTCGCGCACGCCAATTTCGGCATCGAATTCTACTCGCCGGAGACCGGTGAGGTGATCTATGCGCTGAACGAGCACAAGCTGTTCACGCCGGCTTCGACGACAAAGACGCTCACTGA
This sequence is a window from Terriglobia bacterium. Protein-coding genes within it:
- the ilvC gene encoding ketol-acid reductoisomerase — encoded protein: MAKMYYENSADLGLIRAKKVAILGYGSQGHAHALNLRDSGVEVRVGLPEKSNSRARAQKDGVTVLTPAQAAAWADVIMILAPDTKQPALYREAVEPSLKPGKMLMFAHGFNIRFGTIKPPATVDVTMIAPKAPGHRVREVFVEGGGTPGLLAVHQDATGSAKALALSYARGIGCTRAGVIETTFTEETETDLFGEQAVLCGGVSALIKAGFDTLVEAGYQPEIAYFECLHEMKLIVDLIYKGGLSYMRYSVSDTAEYGDYTGGPRIVTEETRKEMRKMLAEIRDGSFAKAWIAENEKGCPNFREMRRRERKLPIEATVGPQLRAMMPFLQPVIAPEE
- a CDS encoding MurR/RpiR family transcriptional regulator, coding for MPRNPDVPKEPAPNLAERIAQLSAKRQEIIRPILEQPRDYVLLSVRAMAKHLKTDPATIVRIVRGLGFGSYREFQRHLHNLSIAFATSLDTMQTAGGKDSSIPGHIRESLEQDLKNLQGLKNSLDTRRLTAVAKRLYKARRILLLAGDLATTLAFFFDYQASVLGLPLFSATSPGRITHLVRNVSSKDVVIAISFRRGLRQTVEGLEQARSCGAHCIGIADTFLSPLARHCDELFLAPVESPSFAASYVAPMALLNALLAACGEVRRPRTLALMKQVAEEQRKGFRWWAS